One Setaria viridis chromosome 5, Setaria_viridis_v4.0, whole genome shotgun sequence genomic region harbors:
- the LOC117854641 gene encoding uncharacterized protein, translated as MAPTSVVHHPPTTSFPFPAGAGGHSRRLPQWGPPASPAPFPPVATHVVPRRLLLPVAAGIWDFVSGGAGGAAAASLAVRRGMQLFRQGDVEGSLAEFDKAIEMDPRQKKYLWQRGLSLYYLDRFEEGAEQFRLDVAANPNDTEESIWCFLCEAQLYGIEEARKRYLEVGLDSRPVMREAYTMFKDGGDPEKLVANFSSGSGGDVFYSSLYAGLYNESQKNADKAKFHIVAACKSPYGSRSGDYMASLAFVHCQCRNWDLE; from the exons ATGGCACCCACATCCGTGGTTCACCACCCTCCAACAACCTCCTTCCCtttccccgccggcgccggagggcacagccgccgcctcccccaatgGGGCCCACCTGCATCCCCTGCACCGTTTCCCCCAGTTGCGACGCATGTGGTgccgcgccggctcctcctTCCAGTTGCTGCCGGCATTTGGGACTTCGTCTCCGGCGGAGCGGGTggtgccgccgcggcgtccctcGCCGTCCGGCGAGGTATGCAGCTCTTCCGCCAG GGAGATGTGGAGGGTTCATTGGCAGAATTCGACAAGGCAATCGAGATGGATCCACGGCAGAAGAAAT ATCTTTGGCAAAGGGGTTTGTCGTTGTACTACCTCGATAG GTTTGAAGAAGGTGCAGAGCAGTTCAGGCTAGACGTTGCAGCTAATCCGAACGACACCGAAGAGTCCATATGGTGCTTTCTGTGTGAGGCTCAGCTATACGGAATCGAGGAAGCAAGGAAACGATACTTGGAG GTTGGTTTGGACTCAAGACCTGTAATGCGTGAAGCATATACGATGTTTAAAGATGGTGGAGATCCTGAAAAG TTAGTCGCAAACTTTTCAAGTGGCTCTGGTGGTGACGTCTTCTATTCTTCATTATATGCTGGACTTTACAATGAATCTCAG AAAAATGCAGATAAGGCAAAATTTCACATTGTTGCAGCGTGCAAGTCGCCATATGGATCAAG GTCTGGTGATTACATGGCCTCACTTGCATTTGTCCACTGTCAGTGTCGCAACTGGGATCTAGAGTGA